One Dietzia sp. JS16-p6b genomic window carries:
- a CDS encoding acylphosphatase has protein sequence MSAPAPDTVRLVAWVHGQVQGVGFRWWTRSRALELGLVGYAANKPDGRVHVVAEGPRRACLQLVDLLRGGDGPGRVELVVESWDRARGDLSGFRER, from the coding sequence GTGAGCGCACCGGCGCCCGATACGGTCCGGCTGGTGGCCTGGGTCCACGGGCAGGTGCAGGGCGTGGGTTTCCGGTGGTGGACGCGTTCCAGGGCACTCGAGCTCGGGCTCGTGGGCTACGCCGCGAACAAGCCGGACGGACGGGTCCACGTCGTGGCGGAGGGGCCCCGCCGGGCATGCCTTCAGCTCGTCGACCTGCTGCGGGGCGGAGACGGGCCGGGCAGGGTGGAGCTCGTGGTGGAGTCCTGGGACCGGGCGCGGGGGGACCTGTCCGGATTCCGCGAGCGCTGA
- the mutM gene encoding bifunctional DNA-formamidopyrimidine glycosylase/DNA-(apurinic or apyrimidinic site) lyase, translated as MPELPEVEVVRRGLETHVVGRRILDVDVTGVRTARRQPGGPAEIVARLTDRVVSGACRRGKYLWLTLDGDHTVGADCLLVHLGMSGQMLVTDPGAPQVRHLHARARLDDGRELRFVDQRTFGGWTVVPLAEATDGTRVLLPAPAAHVAADPFEPGFDEPATARAIRRRDTEIKRLLLDQTVVSGIGNIYADEALWRSGVHGRRRAGALTLGTVRRLLGHAREVMAEALGAGGTSFDALYVNVNGASGYFDRSLDVYGQAGRPCARCGTPVVREEFMNRGSHFCPGCQRPPRRAVVRRPRSVR; from the coding sequence ATGCCGGAGCTCCCCGAGGTCGAGGTGGTGCGTCGCGGCCTCGAGACCCACGTGGTGGGCCGTCGGATCCTCGACGTCGACGTGACCGGGGTCCGCACGGCCCGCCGGCAGCCCGGCGGCCCGGCGGAGATCGTCGCCCGGCTGACGGACCGGGTCGTGAGCGGAGCGTGCCGACGCGGCAAGTACCTGTGGCTGACCCTGGACGGGGACCACACCGTCGGGGCCGACTGCCTGCTGGTCCACCTCGGCATGAGCGGTCAGATGCTGGTGACGGACCCCGGTGCTCCGCAGGTACGACACCTGCACGCCCGCGCCCGACTCGACGACGGCAGGGAACTGCGGTTCGTGGACCAGCGGACGTTCGGCGGATGGACCGTCGTGCCACTGGCCGAGGCCACCGACGGCACCCGTGTGCTCCTGCCCGCGCCGGCCGCCCACGTGGCCGCCGACCCCTTCGAGCCCGGCTTCGACGAGCCGGCCACCGCGCGGGCGATCCGCCGCCGGGACACCGAGATCAAGAGGCTCCTGCTGGACCAGACCGTGGTGTCGGGGATCGGCAACATCTACGCCGACGAGGCGCTGTGGCGGTCCGGTGTCCACGGCCGCCGGCGCGCGGGAGCGCTGACGCTGGGCACCGTCCGCCGGCTCCTCGGCCACGCCCGCGAGGTGATGGCGGAGGCGTTGGGCGCCGGGGGCACCTCCTTCGACGCCCTGTACGTCAACGTCAACGGCGCGTCGGGGTACTTCGACAGGTCGCTCGACGTCTACGGGCAGGCGGGGCGACCGTGCGCGCGCTGCGGCACACCGGTGGTCCGGGAAGAGTTCATGAACCGTGGCTCACACTTCTGCCCGGGCTGCCAGAGGCCGCCCCGGCGTGCTGTGGTGCGTCGGCCCCGCTCCGTACGATGA
- a CDS encoding DUF177 domain-containing protein — translation MSTTSRPRHQGRPAADSLVLDTRSITRSPGAMTQVRRAAVLPSSIGVELIRIPEGDEVDLDLDLTFVEEGVLVTGSVAGRASVECARCLGEFTTEVSVDLTEMYAAEGTAAADGVEQDEVRLLDGDLLDLEPALVDAFGLEFPMSPTCTDYGHSVCVNPDTPAPDGVSGDTEGRIDPRWAGLAEKFADPGTDEGAG, via the coding sequence GTGTCCACCACCTCCCGCCCCCGACATCAAGGCCGCCCGGCCGCCGATTCCCTCGTCCTCGACACCCGCAGCATCACCCGGTCGCCGGGTGCGATGACGCAGGTCCGGCGCGCCGCGGTCCTGCCGTCGTCGATCGGGGTCGAGTTGATCCGCATCCCCGAGGGTGACGAGGTCGACCTGGACCTGGACCTGACTTTCGTCGAGGAAGGAGTCCTGGTGACCGGCTCCGTCGCCGGACGCGCCTCGGTGGAGTGCGCACGGTGTCTCGGCGAGTTCACCACCGAGGTCTCCGTGGATCTCACGGAGATGTACGCCGCCGAGGGCACGGCCGCCGCCGACGGGGTGGAGCAGGACGAGGTGCGTCTGCTCGACGGCGATCTGCTGGACCTGGAACCGGCTCTGGTCGACGCATTCGGCCTGGAGTTCCCGATGTCGCCCACGTGCACGGATTACGGCCACAGTGTCTGCGTCAACCCCGACACCCCCGCGCCGGACGGTGTCTCCGGCGACACCGAGGGACGCATCGATCCGCGATGGGCCGGACTGGCCGAGAAGTTCGCGGACCCCGGGACCGACGAGGGGGCCGGGTGA
- a CDS encoding HAD-IC family P-type ATPase, with amino-acid sequence MTSGTGDGGVADVAWHALEVPDVLDRVGAGTTGLTSDEATHRLERHGPNRLEATDATAAWRVLLRQFRSPLVLFLMFCAAITLAQGHLVDTAAITAAVVLNAAIGFWQERKAETEVRALQSLASPTARVRRDGQVQTIDSAALVPGDLVHLESGDRVPADLRLIEAVSLRVDESMLTGESLATDKDTHPVAPDAPTGDRTGMAFSGSLISSGRATGVVVGTGAGTELGAINELIQDTAAAAPLTALIHSMERWIGLIVGISALGVFAAGLALGHDVSLMFRTAVALVVSAIPEALPVVLTVAMSVGVARMARRNAIVRHLPSVETLGSTTVIGSDKTGTLTQNLLTVERLWTTEGEITVDAATGVGADTGWMSAVAEAALRAGALTNEAVPTRDDPLRFTGDAVDAAMAAVAVRLGVVTPMERAAAPVAHMPYEPELGFSQTIRSEGGRPVLYVKGAPDAVSAMCSSMLTAGGTTNIDRAAVLAANEALGSKGLRVIATARRELGDGDPRLAGGTLEGAPGDLTFLGLEGMTDPPRPGVQEAIAGCRSAGIRVMMITGDHPVTAAAIAGRLGLDTGTPPLTGAEIAALDDTMLRARLADATVAARVSPQDKMRIVDQLMAMGNVVAVTGDGVNDAPALRVASIGVAMGGSGTDVARQASDIVLTDDDFSTIVHAVEEGRVTFATIRKATFFLLSTAIAALLAVAVNVFTNSPLILLPVQMLWANLVTSGIQVIALAFEPGEGDELEVPPRNPGEGVLDAPMWWRTALSGVWIAVVTLVVYERAIWDGIETDHARSLALTVLVAASFFQVMNARALRRSVFTLNPLANPLLLVATAVAACLQVMVVSWPVLAGPMGLSALSPGEWVLCVAVGATVIAVSEIHKLAVTPAARRRAAAIPAAGVAAPGR; translated from the coding sequence ATGACCTCAGGCACCGGAGACGGTGGCGTGGCCGACGTCGCCTGGCACGCACTGGAGGTGCCGGACGTACTCGACCGGGTGGGCGCCGGCACCACGGGACTGACCTCCGATGAGGCGACGCACCGTCTGGAGCGCCACGGTCCCAACCGGTTGGAGGCGACCGACGCGACCGCCGCCTGGCGGGTGCTGCTCCGGCAGTTCCGAAGCCCCCTGGTCCTGTTCCTGATGTTCTGCGCCGCGATCACCCTGGCGCAGGGTCACCTGGTGGACACCGCCGCGATCACGGCGGCGGTCGTGCTCAACGCGGCGATCGGGTTCTGGCAGGAGCGCAAGGCGGAGACAGAGGTCCGGGCCCTGCAATCCCTCGCCTCACCCACCGCCCGCGTGCGCCGGGACGGTCAGGTGCAGACCATCGACTCGGCCGCGCTGGTGCCCGGTGATCTCGTGCACCTCGAGAGCGGCGACCGCGTCCCCGCCGACCTGCGGCTGATCGAGGCGGTGTCCCTGAGGGTCGACGAGTCGATGCTCACAGGTGAGTCCCTGGCCACGGACAAGGACACGCATCCGGTCGCCCCCGATGCGCCGACCGGGGATCGGACCGGTATGGCGTTCAGCGGCTCGCTCATCTCGTCGGGCCGTGCGACGGGGGTCGTGGTCGGAACCGGTGCGGGTACCGAGCTCGGGGCCATCAACGAGCTGATCCAGGACACCGCGGCGGCGGCACCGCTCACCGCCCTCATCCACTCCATGGAGCGGTGGATCGGCCTGATCGTGGGGATCTCCGCGCTGGGCGTCTTCGCCGCCGGCCTCGCGCTCGGGCACGATGTCTCGCTGATGTTCCGGACCGCGGTGGCTCTCGTGGTATCCGCGATCCCCGAGGCGCTGCCCGTGGTGCTCACCGTGGCGATGAGCGTGGGCGTGGCCCGGATGGCGCGGCGCAATGCGATCGTGCGGCACCTGCCGTCGGTGGAGACCCTCGGGTCCACGACGGTGATCGGGTCGGACAAGACCGGGACCCTGACACAGAACCTGCTCACCGTGGAACGGCTGTGGACCACGGAGGGGGAGATCACCGTCGACGCCGCGACCGGGGTCGGCGCCGACACCGGGTGGATGAGTGCCGTCGCGGAGGCCGCCCTGCGCGCGGGCGCGCTGACCAACGAGGCCGTCCCGACGCGGGACGACCCCCTTCGGTTCACCGGCGACGCGGTGGATGCGGCGATGGCAGCGGTGGCGGTGCGACTGGGCGTGGTCACGCCTATGGAACGGGCCGCCGCCCCGGTGGCGCACATGCCGTACGAGCCCGAGCTCGGGTTCTCGCAGACGATCCGGAGCGAGGGCGGTCGGCCGGTGCTGTACGTCAAGGGTGCGCCCGATGCGGTCTCCGCGATGTGCTCGAGCATGCTCACCGCAGGGGGTACCACGAACATCGATCGGGCCGCCGTCCTGGCCGCCAACGAGGCACTGGGCTCGAAGGGGCTGCGGGTGATCGCCACGGCCCGCCGGGAGCTCGGGGACGGGGATCCGCGGCTGGCCGGCGGGACCCTCGAGGGAGCACCAGGGGACCTGACCTTCCTCGGCCTGGAGGGGATGACCGATCCACCACGTCCGGGCGTGCAGGAGGCGATCGCCGGCTGCCGGTCGGCGGGGATCCGGGTGATGATGATCACCGGAGATCATCCGGTCACGGCCGCCGCGATCGCCGGGAGGCTCGGGCTGGACACCGGCACGCCCCCCTTGACAGGTGCCGAGATCGCGGCCCTGGACGACACGATGCTCCGGGCCCGGCTGGCGGATGCCACGGTCGCAGCCCGGGTGTCGCCACAGGACAAGATGCGGATCGTCGACCAGCTCATGGCGATGGGCAACGTTGTCGCGGTGACCGGGGACGGCGTCAACGACGCGCCCGCACTCCGCGTCGCCTCCATCGGGGTCGCGATGGGCGGCTCGGGCACGGACGTCGCCCGCCAGGCCTCCGACATCGTGCTCACGGACGACGACTTCAGCACGATCGTCCACGCCGTGGAGGAGGGGCGGGTCACCTTCGCGACCATCCGCAAGGCCACCTTCTTCCTCCTGTCGACGGCGATCGCGGCGCTGCTGGCGGTCGCGGTCAACGTCTTCACCAACTCCCCCCTGATCCTCCTGCCGGTCCAGATGCTGTGGGCGAACCTGGTGACGTCCGGGATACAGGTGATCGCCCTCGCCTTCGAGCCCGGCGAGGGCGACGAACTGGAGGTGCCTCCCCGGAATCCCGGTGAGGGTGTCCTCGACGCCCCTATGTGGTGGCGGACCGCGCTGAGCGGGGTGTGGATAGCCGTCGTGACGCTGGTGGTCTACGAGCGCGCGATCTGGGACGGGATCGAGACCGACCACGCCCGCTCACTTGCGCTGACGGTGCTGGTGGCGGCGAGCTTCTTCCAGGTGATGAACGCCCGGGCGTTGCGTCGCTCGGTGTTCACCCTCAACCCCCTGGCGAACCCGCTGCTGCTGGTCGCCACGGCGGTCGCCGCCTGCCTGCAGGTGATGGTGGTGAGTTGGCCGGTCCTGGCCGGCCCGATGGGCCTGAGCGCGCTGAGCCCCGGTGAGTGGGTGCTGTGTGTGGCCGTCGGCGCCACGGTCATCGCGGTGTCCGAGATCCACAAACTGGCGGTGACACCGGCGGCCCGCCGACGCGCGGCCGCGATCCCCGCCGCAGGAGTCGCGGCTCCGGGGCGGTAG
- the rnc gene encoding ribonuclease III: MTDPAPELDAVLGVRLPADLAAQALTHRSYAYEHGGLPHNERLEFLGDAVLELIVTEHLYAAYPDRPEGDLAKIRASLVNTYVLADIARELGPTGLGALLRLGRGEELTGGRDKHSILADTLEAVFGAVYLTHGLDVARGIVEGIIGERLRVVPTLGAALDWKTSLQEKCSALGRPKARYEITSTGPDHDKTFTAVALVGDDPLGQGVGRTKKEAEQKAAEQAWAALDRATG, translated from the coding sequence GTGACGGACCCCGCCCCCGAGCTCGATGCGGTCCTGGGGGTGCGGCTCCCCGCGGACCTGGCCGCACAGGCTCTGACCCACAGGTCGTACGCCTACGAGCACGGCGGGCTACCCCATAACGAGCGGCTCGAGTTCCTCGGAGACGCCGTTCTGGAACTCATCGTGACCGAGCATCTCTACGCCGCCTACCCGGACCGCCCGGAGGGTGACCTCGCGAAGATCCGGGCCAGTCTGGTCAACACCTACGTTCTGGCCGACATCGCCCGCGAGCTGGGCCCGACGGGGTTGGGAGCGCTACTACGGCTCGGCAGGGGGGAGGAGTTGACCGGCGGACGGGACAAGCACTCGATCCTGGCAGACACCCTGGAGGCCGTCTTCGGCGCCGTGTACCTGACCCACGGTCTGGACGTGGCGAGGGGGATCGTCGAGGGGATCATCGGTGAGCGGCTCCGCGTGGTCCCCACCCTGGGAGCGGCGCTCGACTGGAAGACCAGTCTTCAGGAGAAGTGCTCGGCGCTCGGCCGACCCAAGGCACGGTACGAGATCACCTCCACCGGACCGGACCACGACAAGACCTTCACCGCGGTGGCCCTGGTCGGCGACGACCCGCTGGGTCAGGGCGTCGGCCGGACCAAGAAGGAAGCCGAGCAGAAGGCCGCCGAGCAGGCCTGGGCGGCCCTGGACCGGGCCACGGGCTGA
- the coaD gene encoding pantetheine-phosphate adenylyltransferase gives MTTVVCPGSFDPVTLGHLDVIRRAADLFDDVIVCVVANPNKQGTFSIDERKALIEEVCADLPGVRVDSFYGLLVDYCRQTGATAVIKGLRDSTDYDYELPMAHMNRSIAGVDTVFLPTRADLAFVSSSLCREVTRLGGDVSHLLPGPVARALKDRLG, from the coding sequence ATGACCACCGTCGTGTGCCCAGGCTCGTTCGACCCGGTGACCCTCGGGCACCTCGACGTCATCCGGAGGGCGGCCGACCTCTTCGACGACGTGATCGTGTGCGTGGTGGCCAATCCCAACAAGCAGGGCACGTTCTCCATCGACGAACGCAAGGCACTCATCGAGGAGGTCTGCGCCGACCTGCCCGGCGTCCGCGTGGACAGCTTCTACGGGCTCCTCGTCGACTACTGCCGCCAGACGGGCGCCACCGCGGTGATCAAGGGTCTGCGTGACTCGACCGACTACGACTACGAACTGCCCATGGCCCACATGAACAGGTCGATCGCGGGCGTGGACACCGTGTTCCTGCCGACCCGGGCGGACCTGGCGTTCGTGTCCTCCTCACTGTGCCGCGAGGTCACACGTCTGGGCGGGGACGTCTCACATCTCCTGCCGGGTCCGGTCGCGCGGGCCCTGAAAGATCGGCTCGGCTGA
- a CDS encoding DivIVA domain-containing protein, whose translation MYRVFQALDELNAMIEDARSLPMTANCVVPRHESLLLLDDIRDSFPGELDDAQDVLDQRDSVLADADATARDTVSAADAEAERTLREARADADAMLADAKSRADRMVAEATAHADGLVGDARAESAELLDRSRREAESTTSRARAESDRLVEQANVIYDRTITEARQEQQRMLSESEVVRIADEEASRIRDAAHAESDRRREECDAYIDDKMARFEEFLGSTLRTVSRGREELHGVAPIGRREAHGRRGAREGDHYGDGYGDY comes from the coding sequence GTGTACCGAGTGTTCCAGGCCCTCGATGAGCTGAACGCGATGATCGAGGACGCCCGCAGTCTGCCCATGACCGCGAACTGCGTGGTACCCCGGCACGAGTCCCTGCTGTTGCTCGATGACATCCGGGACTCCTTCCCCGGCGAACTCGACGACGCGCAGGACGTGCTGGACCAGCGCGACAGCGTGCTCGCCGACGCCGATGCGACCGCCCGCGACACCGTCTCGGCCGCCGATGCCGAGGCGGAGCGCACCCTGCGCGAGGCGCGTGCGGACGCGGACGCCATGCTCGCCGACGCCAAGTCGCGGGCCGACCGCATGGTCGCCGAGGCCACGGCGCACGCCGACGGACTGGTGGGCGACGCCCGCGCGGAGTCCGCCGAACTGCTCGACCGGTCCCGCCGCGAAGCCGAATCGACCACCTCCCGTGCCCGAGCCGAGTCCGACCGGCTGGTGGAACAGGCCAACGTCATCTACGACCGCACCATCACCGAGGCCCGCCAGGAGCAGCAGCGGATGCTGTCGGAGTCCGAGGTCGTCCGGATCGCCGACGAGGAGGCCAGCCGGATCCGGGACGCCGCGCACGCGGAGAGCGATCGTCGGCGCGAGGAATGCGACGCCTACATCGACGACAAGATGGCGCGGTTCGAGGAGTTCCTCGGCTCGACCCTCCGCACCGTGTCCCGCGGGCGCGAGGAACTCCACGGGGTCGCCCCGATCGGCCGGCGTGAGGCCCACGGCCGGCGCGGGGCGCGCGAGGGCGATCACTACGGCGACGGGTACGGGGACTACTGA
- a CDS encoding OsmC family protein, with product MTMTDPDDTSQSPPPATDLRVERSGTRRYVGHSSRGARVEIGSADVEGVFTPGELLKIALGACTAMASDFTISRRLGDDYAATVRVSGDADREAERYPRLEEIYELDLTGLDPAMADRVLGMIRRSVDATCTVGRTLTAGTEIGLRFDTGIDRTGGDAP from the coding sequence ATGACGATGACCGACCCGGACGACACTTCCCAGTCCCCGCCGCCCGCCACCGATCTCCGGGTCGAGCGGTCCGGGACCCGGCGGTACGTGGGGCATTCGTCGCGAGGTGCGAGGGTCGAGATCGGCTCGGCGGACGTCGAGGGAGTGTTCACCCCGGGGGAACTGCTCAAGATCGCGCTCGGCGCGTGCACGGCGATGGCCTCCGATTTCACGATCTCGCGCCGATTGGGTGATGACTACGCCGCGACCGTCCGCGTCTCCGGGGACGCCGACCGCGAGGCCGAGCGGTACCCGCGACTGGAGGAGATCTACGAACTCGACCTGACCGGGCTCGACCCGGCCATGGCCGACCGGGTGCTCGGCATGATCCGTCGCTCGGTCGACGCGACCTGCACGGTCGGCCGGACGCTCACCGCGGGCACAGAGATCGGGCTGCGGTTCGACACCGGGATCGACCGGACCGGCGGAGACGCTCCGTGA
- the smc gene encoding chromosome segregation protein SMC, whose product MYLKSLTLKGFKSFAAPTTLRFEPGICCVVGPNGSGKSNVVDALTWVMGEHSAKSLRGGKMQDVIFAGTAGKSPLGRAEVTLTLDNSDGTLPIDYAEVSLTRRMFRDGAAEYEINGDRARLMDVQELLSDSGIGREMHVIVGQGKLAEILESKPEERRAFIEEAAGILKHRRRKEKAQRKLAGMQGNLDRLTDLTGELRRQLKPLGRQAEVARRAQSVQADLRDATFRLAADDLVTRRAELADAESVRERLSEQVAAAVDRRDDLASSVARTQALLDRLSPEADAAQQRWFALSTLAERARATARIAADRARSLAAESAVHHGTDPDELDRQADRAEAHERELAAEVARAADRARRATETLRSAEATLAALEAEHLKAVRAIADRREGAARLAGKVETLAARVESTEAEIARLDAESESARAAVADAEAEFDAAHARVDVHAEGERTLDEHLGRAERAHLAARARLAELRASEREADQRIARLAARIETLEQNKGAGDGADWLLRHLGPEAVAGTVGELLGVEPGWERAVGVALGPAVDAVVVDSGVDRGSVLVALREADAGRAGLVGGGTTGDDYRLEAELVAGARWALDVVDVPADLVAAVTALLVDVVVVDDLAGAHAQVVADRRVRAVTRDGEIAGVGWTIGGSAAGRTGLELQSAIDAAVDARDAVRAEIETTRAELAGAEAEDLERADRFSESLAAISESDAAIEEIYAELARIGTSRRRAEAEVRRLEQARRMAVDKLDASRAEHAELTDRLARAGDDDEVELPADDGRVAAQAEVAAARAAELEARLAHRSAEERASGVRGKSASLRRAAQSERESRARAARAAAARRRGAEVAGVVDELSVRLLARLDELIASAGADRDRLASARTEASDRVAALRTELAAAESEVTRLGDAAHRDEVVRAQLEVKVSELESAVLERHGIEPEALVAEYGPEVPLPPSSLEIEEYEAARERGEDVTPPPPMPYHRAEQERRLKQAQKDLATLGKVNPLALEEFAALEERYAFLSTQLDDVRKARADLEGVIDDVDERIEQIFTEAWVDVEREFRDVFSVLFPGGEGRLILTDPTDMLATGIEVEARPPGKKVKRLSLLSGGEKSLTAVAMLVAIFKARPSPFYVMDEVEAALDDTNLRRLIGLFEQLREISQLIVITHQKPTMDVADVLYGVSMQGDGISKVISQRMR is encoded by the coding sequence GTGTACCTCAAGTCGCTGACGCTCAAGGGCTTCAAGTCCTTCGCGGCGCCCACGACCCTGAGGTTCGAGCCCGGCATCTGTTGCGTCGTCGGCCCCAACGGCTCCGGCAAATCCAACGTCGTGGACGCCCTGACCTGGGTGATGGGGGAGCACAGCGCCAAGTCACTGCGCGGCGGCAAGATGCAGGACGTGATCTTCGCCGGGACCGCCGGCAAGTCGCCGCTCGGCCGCGCGGAGGTCACGCTCACCCTCGACAACTCCGACGGCACCCTGCCGATCGACTACGCCGAGGTGTCCTTGACCCGCCGGATGTTCCGCGACGGCGCGGCAGAGTACGAGATCAACGGGGACCGTGCCCGGCTGATGGACGTCCAGGAGCTGCTCTCGGACTCGGGCATCGGGCGCGAGATGCACGTGATCGTGGGCCAGGGCAAGCTCGCCGAGATCCTCGAGTCCAAACCGGAAGAGCGCAGGGCCTTCATCGAAGAGGCGGCCGGGATACTCAAGCACCGCCGCCGCAAGGAGAAGGCCCAGCGCAAGCTCGCCGGGATGCAGGGCAACCTCGATCGGTTGACCGACCTGACGGGCGAACTGCGCCGCCAACTCAAACCGCTCGGACGCCAGGCCGAGGTGGCGCGGCGGGCCCAGTCCGTCCAGGCCGACCTCCGCGACGCGACGTTCCGGCTGGCCGCAGATGACCTGGTGACGCGGCGCGCCGAGCTGGCGGATGCGGAGAGCGTCCGGGAGAGGCTCTCCGAGCAGGTGGCCGCGGCGGTCGACCGGCGGGACGACCTCGCGTCGTCGGTCGCGCGGACCCAGGCCCTGCTCGACCGGCTCTCCCCGGAGGCCGACGCGGCCCAGCAGCGATGGTTCGCCCTGTCGACGCTGGCCGAACGGGCCCGCGCCACCGCCCGCATCGCCGCCGATCGCGCGCGGTCCCTGGCGGCGGAGTCGGCGGTCCACCACGGCACCGATCCCGACGAGCTGGATCGGCAGGCCGACCGCGCCGAAGCGCACGAGCGGGAGTTGGCGGCCGAGGTCGCCCGCGCCGCGGACCGGGCACGCCGGGCGACGGAGACCCTGAGGTCGGCCGAGGCCACCCTGGCCGCGCTGGAGGCCGAACACCTCAAGGCCGTGCGCGCGATCGCCGACCGCCGCGAGGGAGCGGCGCGGCTCGCGGGCAAGGTGGAGACGCTCGCCGCCCGGGTCGAGTCGACCGAGGCGGAGATCGCGCGTCTCGACGCGGAATCGGAGAGCGCGCGCGCCGCCGTGGCGGACGCCGAGGCCGAGTTCGACGCCGCCCACGCCCGTGTCGACGTCCACGCCGAGGGGGAACGAACCCTCGACGAGCACCTGGGGCGAGCCGAACGCGCGCACCTCGCGGCCCGGGCGCGCCTGGCCGAACTGCGGGCGAGTGAGCGGGAGGCGGACCAGCGGATCGCCAGACTGGCCGCCAGGATAGAGACGCTCGAGCAGAACAAGGGGGCCGGTGACGGTGCGGACTGGCTTCTGCGCCATCTGGGCCCGGAGGCGGTCGCCGGCACCGTCGGGGAGCTGCTCGGTGTGGAACCGGGGTGGGAGCGGGCGGTGGGCGTGGCGCTCGGACCGGCCGTCGACGCCGTCGTCGTCGACAGCGGGGTCGACCGCGGTTCGGTCCTCGTCGCGCTGCGGGAGGCCGACGCGGGTCGGGCCGGCCTCGTGGGCGGCGGCACCACTGGTGACGACTACCGCCTGGAGGCGGAGCTGGTCGCCGGTGCGCGGTGGGCTCTCGACGTGGTCGACGTCCCCGCGGACCTCGTCGCCGCGGTCACGGCACTCCTGGTGGACGTCGTGGTGGTCGACGACCTGGCCGGTGCCCACGCCCAGGTGGTGGCCGATCGACGGGTCCGCGCGGTGACCAGGGACGGCGAGATCGCGGGCGTGGGGTGGACCATCGGGGGGTCGGCCGCCGGGCGGACGGGCCTCGAGCTCCAGTCCGCCATCGACGCGGCCGTCGACGCGAGAGACGCCGTGCGGGCCGAGATCGAGACCACCCGCGCGGAGCTCGCCGGCGCCGAGGCGGAGGACCTCGAACGGGCGGACCGGTTCTCCGAGTCCCTCGCCGCGATCAGCGAGTCCGACGCGGCGATCGAGGAGATCTACGCCGAGCTCGCGAGGATCGGCACGAGTCGGCGACGCGCCGAGGCGGAGGTCCGGCGCCTCGAACAGGCCCGGAGGATGGCCGTCGACAAGCTCGATGCGTCCCGCGCCGAACACGCCGAGCTCACCGACCGACTCGCCCGCGCCGGGGACGACGACGAGGTCGAGCTCCCCGCGGACGACGGGCGGGTCGCCGCCCAGGCGGAGGTCGCCGCCGCCCGGGCGGCCGAGCTCGAGGCCCGGTTGGCGCACCGGTCGGCGGAGGAGCGCGCGTCCGGGGTCCGCGGCAAATCGGCCTCGCTGCGCAGAGCCGCCCAGTCCGAGCGGGAATCCAGGGCCCGGGCCGCGCGGGCCGCCGCGGCCCGTCGGCGCGGCGCCGAGGTCGCCGGCGTGGTGGACGAGCTGAGCGTGCGGCTGCTGGCCCGGCTCGACGAGCTGATCGCCTCGGCCGGAGCCGACCGTGACCGGCTGGCGTCCGCGCGGACGGAGGCATCCGACCGGGTTGCCGCGCTCCGGACCGAGCTCGCAGCCGCGGAGTCCGAGGTCACCAGGCTCGGGGACGCCGCGCACCGCGACGAGGTCGTCCGGGCCCAGCTCGAGGTCAAGGTGTCCGAACTCGAGTCCGCGGTGCTGGAACGCCATGGCATCGAGCCCGAGGCACTGGTCGCGGAATACGGACCGGAGGTGCCGCTTCCACCGTCCTCGCTCGAGATCGAGGAGTACGAGGCGGCCCGCGAGCGCGGTGAGGACGTCACCCCGCCCCCGCCGATGCCCTACCACCGCGCCGAACAGGAGCGTCGGCTGAAGCAGGCCCAGAAGGATCTCGCGACCCTGGGCAAGGTCAATCCGCTGGCGCTCGAGGAGTTCGCCGCTCTCGAGGAGCGGTACGCGTTCCTGTCCACCCAGCTCGACGACGTCAGGAAGGCCCGGGCCGACCTCGAGGGGGTGATCGACGACGTCGACGAGAGGATCGAGCAGATCTTCACCGAGGCGTGGGTGGACGTCGAACGCGAGTTCCGGGACGTGTTCTCCGTGCTGTTCCCCGGCGGAGAGGGCCGGTTGATCCTCACCGATCCCACGGACATGCTGGCCACGGGCATCGAGGTCGAGGCCCGGCCGCCGGGGAAGAAGGTCAAGCGGCTGTCCCTGCTGTCCGGGGGGGAGAAGTCGCTGACGGCCGTGGCGATGTTGGTGGCGATCTTCAAGGCCCGGCCCAGCCCGTTCTACGTGATGGACGAGGTCGAAGCCGCGCTCGACGACACCAACCTGCGCCGACTCATCGGATTGTTCGAGCAGCTGCGGGAGATAAGCCAGCTCATCGTGATCACCCACCAGAAGCCCACGATGGACGTGGCCGATGTGCTCTACGGGGTGTCCATGCAGGGTGACGGCATCTCCAAGGTGATCTCCCAGCGCATGCGCTGA